A single genomic interval of Terriglobus albidus harbors:
- a CDS encoding aldo/keto reductase family oxidoreductase — MSERQQTTFTLPGTGITLNRMGYGAMQLAGPHVFGPPKDRAMAVTVLRDAVAWGVDHIDTSDFYGPHITNQILHEALHPYSGLTIVTKVGGRRGPAGEWLPAQEPAELVQGVHDNLRNLGVDVLDVVNLRVWGGVSSPTEGSIAERFEALAKLQQQGLIRHLGLSNVTAKQVEEALTIAPVVGVQNQYNLASREDDALIDSLAVKGIAYVPFFPLGGFTPLQSSTLSDVAARLNATPMQVALSWLLHRSPNVLLIPGTSSVVHLRENLAAAELVLPKNELQELDGIGALAKQ; from the coding sequence ATGAGCGAGAGACAGCAGACAACATTCACACTTCCGGGAACCGGCATCACCTTGAACCGCATGGGCTATGGCGCGATGCAGCTTGCCGGGCCTCACGTCTTTGGTCCGCCGAAGGACCGCGCCATGGCCGTGACGGTGCTGCGTGATGCGGTGGCGTGGGGTGTTGACCACATCGATACTTCAGATTTCTACGGTCCTCATATCACCAACCAGATTCTGCACGAAGCCCTGCACCCCTACAGTGGGTTGACGATCGTGACGAAGGTTGGCGGTAGGCGTGGACCGGCGGGCGAGTGGCTGCCGGCACAAGAGCCGGCGGAGCTGGTTCAGGGCGTCCACGACAATCTGCGTAATCTTGGTGTCGATGTACTGGATGTCGTGAACCTGCGCGTGTGGGGCGGCGTGAGTTCGCCGACCGAAGGTTCTATTGCTGAGCGGTTTGAGGCTCTGGCGAAGCTGCAGCAGCAGGGGCTGATCCGGCATCTTGGGTTGAGCAATGTGACCGCGAAGCAGGTCGAGGAAGCGCTGACCATTGCTCCGGTGGTTGGGGTGCAGAACCAGTACAACCTTGCCTCGCGGGAGGATGATGCGTTGATCGACAGTCTGGCCGTGAAGGGGATCGCTTATGTGCCGTTCTTCCCACTGGGTGGATTTACGCCGCTGCAGTCTTCGACGCTGTCAGATGTCGCGGCAAGGCTGAACGCGACGCCGATGCAGGTTGCGCTGTCATGGCTGCTGCATCGCTCGCCGAATGTTTTGCTAATCCCGGGAACCTCATCGGTAGTGCATTTACGGGAAAATCTGGCGGCCGCGGAGCTGGTGCTACCGAAGAATGAGTTGCAGGAGCTGGATGGGATCGGTGCGTTGGCGAAGCAGTGA
- a CDS encoding vitamin K epoxide reductase family protein, which yields MPSSATVATEKAGVTDGYGRTLFAMAFLRYLIALLAVGGMVVSGLALRVHLQDPNAAPPCAVTEKWDCGAVNHSRFAVFPAASFGEDPRHGKHIPVAVLGLGGYLLIAVLALTKLDFFAFEAAQIGLFFAGILSYLEAFVLEKWCIYCVWSQTIIAVITIVAAINYLVVRNRRKLIY from the coding sequence GTGCCTTCCAGTGCAACAGTTGCCACTGAGAAAGCTGGCGTTACCGATGGTTACGGGCGTACCCTGTTCGCAATGGCTTTTCTGCGTTATCTCATTGCTTTGCTGGCAGTAGGTGGCATGGTGGTCTCAGGGTTGGCGCTTCGCGTTCACCTCCAGGACCCCAACGCCGCCCCACCTTGTGCCGTAACAGAAAAGTGGGACTGCGGAGCCGTCAATCACTCCCGCTTTGCCGTGTTTCCCGCCGCATCCTTCGGAGAGGACCCACGTCATGGGAAACACATTCCAGTCGCGGTTCTCGGTCTGGGCGGCTATCTCCTCATCGCCGTTCTCGCTCTCACCAAGCTCGATTTCTTTGCCTTTGAAGCCGCACAGATCGGCCTCTTCTTTGCCGGCATTCTCAGCTATCTGGAAGCGTTTGTGCTCGAAAAATGGTGCATCTACTGCGTCTGGTCCCAGACCATCATCGCTGTCATCACCATCGTAGCCGCCATCAACTACCTGGTCGTCCGCAACCGCCGCAAACTGATCTACTAG